ACAAAGAGGAAGTCGGACAGACAGGTCTTACATGTGCAGTTTAGGTCTTCCAAGCAGGATGCTGGGCCGTTTTCCTTGCCAGTACATACGCAACAGGTTCAAGTatttattgttctgtttttggcAAACCGACATGTGTGATGGATTCAATTTGGAGTGAGAGGGAagatggagcaggaggacaCAAACTACTTGAGGTTCTATGTTCCTTCTAGCTCTAAGTTGCATTTGGCTACATGGTCTTATTGCTGTCATGAAAGTGGAATggtgaatgaaaaatgttattcatttatttatgtgttttttcgACATTCATGACTAGGAATCTGAGTCAGGGGCCACAGCCAGAAGTCATCTCACAGGGTCACCAGGAGGAACCTTACAGCCATCTTCACCCGGCACTCCAGGATTTGGGTGAGCCACTCTCTCTGTGATTGACATGAGGGCTGCAGCAGATGTAAATGTGCACCTATAAAAACAGTGGCCTTACTTTTAGAGGAGTAGGCGAAGATTAATGTATAAAGAATTCATTTTGAGCCTCTGCTGAGCAGAGCCAACTGGTTACATACAGAAACCAGCCAAGTTACAGCAAGCAACCCGTTCGCCTCAATGACTCATTTCTACTTAATtcattaatgttatttttacCCTTTCGCCCTCTTTGCTTGCAACACCCTGCAGCTTGGCTCAGTGCCTGTTTCCATGGAACTTGCTTTACCAACCCTGGTGATGTTATTTCAGACTGTAACTCTCCATTTAGCAGCAACACAGGTTCTTTTCAACATCTCACGTCTGCTACACAAGCTGGCTGTGGGGACATAGATAGCCAGATTGTGTGTAAACCTCGGTCATCTGCGATAATCTGGTACTATCTGCAGGCCTGGAGGAGTACAGTTTTTTCTATCGCCTGCTGTCAACATTCATGTTAACTATAACATGTTTTTGTGGGTGGTTGAGGGATGTGAAAGTGAGATTGTGCTGACAGTGGATTTTTGTCATGCAGGATGTTGTTCAGTGTCAGACAGCTCCTTGAATCTGGACTCACATTGTCATCATGTTAACTTCATATATATCAGAAATTTATGTTATGTACTGCCTGGAAGTAcggaaaatgtgtttaaataataaataattctagGCCATATGTATACAGGTTTCCCATCATAAACTGTGATGTCAAAGTCTTAAATTTACCTGCAGAAACCCTGAGCATAACTACTTTGTATAGTTGCTCTCCCTTGTGATTAAGATCAgcacatatacaatatatgtaAAGTTCTCCCACAATACACCGCTCCTCAGCACGCTGCACTGGATTTCCGGTGGTGGCACGAATCCGATTCAAGGTCCTGGACAATGGCCTgtgcgaatggctcaggcccttcctacatctAAACCTTCCACGCCAGCCCGaccactccgctctgctactgccaaacgtCTTGCTCCCCCCCTTACTACCAGCGGCAGGCAGCCACCACTTATCtgaatcctgtctgttttctgtcctggttcctcaatttTGGAGACTGCAAATTTTATTGAAGACTGCAAACTcaactgttcagactgcaccttactccttgaatcattaaaacagggggaaaaagtcaTTCTCTAAAATGGagcactttttgggtaatatctttatgattgaatgcacttattgtaagtcactttggaaaaATGCATCAGCTATattaatgcaatgtaatgtaacGCTGTGCGGCACCTTCAAATCTAGATACAGATTTGTGGGATTGTGATATAATTGTCCACCGATTGCTTTCTTACCTGATTCAGTGCTCCTGGTCTGAGCAGTAGCTTGAGAGACTACCCAGCAGGCCGAGATCAAAACCCAAATGGTTTCACCTCTTCTGTTCCGGAACTCAGGTCGGTCCATCTTCAGTCTACTTTTTCTTCCCTAAGGGTTCTACTGGATTCTACCGTTAATTACACTGTCTTATTCGTCATCAAATGGTTTGTGGATTTCAGGAGCTGCAGCCTTAAAAGCGTACCTCATGTAACAGCTGTCCCAGCGCGGCATGACACGTCCCTGGACAGGAGAGGGGCCGACAACGCTCCTCCATCTGAGTGGAGGTACACGTGGGGCGGGCTTATTGGAAATAAATTAATGGCTGAGAAAAAGCTCTGGatgtaggtttgtttttttgcgacATGGCAGCTAAATTCCGGAAAAACTATTCTCCATCCTACATTCAGCACATTGAACAGTTCAACGTGCTGAGGAGAATCTGTTCAAAGTGCCCATGTAATATCTAGTTGTGAGCTGTCATTTCTTATTCTCACAATAATATTAACCAGTACTTTAACTACAGTGTGTGTAAATcactgtctgtcattttttaagtgtgtgcCCAAACCCAAACAATACAGAAGCATATCTATGTGTTTGCACTACTTGTTAAATCTATACGTACGGTGTGGACCTAAAGATTTTACAGCCatgctgtgttttctctccacttATGAATGTGGCCATAAATTTTTATTTCTTGGTGAAGTAACGTCTCCAAACTCTATTAGAAAATCGAAGGCGCAGGGTCTCACTcgagtgctgctgctgaaaccaACCTTTTTTACAAGTGTAGTAAAACGTCAAGTGCACTACATACATGCTTTTGTTCGTCCCCGTCAAGCAGGAGCAGCACACAGATACTATTGTTTCATAAAGAGGCCCTGTGATTCCATACAAGGGGACTGGTCACTTGTTATGGTTTTTAACTCTCGGTACAGGAACAGTTCAAACATTTTACAGCAGTGGTGTTCCAAATTGttcgatacacacacacacacacacacacacacacacacacacacacaagacacagcAAAGGGTTGATCGATTTTGAATGTACAGTTACAGCATTGTAAAGTCCTTACTAGTGTTAATGTAATATTATCTTACAATAGACCTATTCATAATTTCAGGGCCCTTTCTACCACCAAGCTCACATCGTCCTCTATCCCCCTGACTGGAGACCAGCGGACGGACGCCGACATCCTGGCCTTTGTCAGAGCGAGGCAAAACCTGCTCAACAGAACAGgtagctctcacacacagagcaagaaaGAATACACGATCTTTCACACAGTCTGCATTCTTAATTCAACTCCGCCCTCTAGTGGTGGCATGCCTTGCGCCAGGTCACCTCATGACAGTTTATTTTACCACGTATGTCTTGTTTCTTAATTTTGAGCCTCTGAGAgttgaatttgatttgataagaCTTGATAAGATGCCAATAATGAGCTGAACATGTCATAGATACTTACATTTACACTTAAGTGTTTTTCACATCAAGAGGACTCACAAAACGCTCACCTCCTTAGCAGCACCTATTTATCTGCCTGTGCAACTGCTCATCTTTGCTCTTACATggttctctcacacacacgcacaaacacacacacacacactcacactctctctctacacTGACCTTTACATAACTGCTCACTTTGGCACAGGCGTAAAGTGGACTTGTCGTTTTAGTGGTTTGCCACTAGATTTCCagagccgctgaggttttttgaagagaaagaaatgagcaGAGGCACCGGTCAGAAAAACTACCAAGCTGAGGAACACATTTGCAGactgaaattatttatttatttatttttttctttcccgaCTCATTTCATGCCCCTTTACCTTCGGCACTACTGAGCTGGATAACTACTGTTTAGACAGAAACTACCCTCTCCTTGGTTGTTTGGTAACCCCTGTGTGGTGCTATTCCTCCTATCAAAACAGCTTTTAAGTCAccggtgcatgctgggatgtGTGGTGAACCtggcagacagaaacacaacacaggttCAAAGAGGATTCTGTTATTGCAGTTAATTTCAAGGTTTTACACTctggagacaaagaaaaaaacattctactgatatattttttctttatttgtcccctttttttcaatACTGGATGATCAAtcagtcttttgtttttatttaattcaggCCACCTTCAGCAGTGACACGAAGTTTTGAGGAAGAATGCAAGGCCTGAACTTTTCATCAACTTGCTGCTTGTGCAACCACCACATCTGTCAGGTGATAAAATGATCCTGACAATGTGTACTGTATTTCCTGGAGTATTGATGGAACGGTGAAGACCTCCATCGTGTCTCAtgctctcgcacacacacatacacacacacacacacacacatgttgacCTCTGTAAGATGTTGCCATTGGTGTAATGGGCAGCAGTATAAATCACAGGCTGCGTCGGCCATTTGAGCTGAACAAATGTTGTCTCAAGATATCagaggaaggagcagagaagaggaaaccATCTGGCTCCAGTATGTGTTTAAAGGTGTCATGAatcataatgttttttaaaatgggcACAGTTTCCACATGAAGAAGAATATTTTGTGTGCTAACAAATTTTTAtaaattttgtaaatattgtaaaagtGGTATTTTGATATCTGTACAGAAGTTTACTTGTCATTGTAttgatttgaatgtaaaatttgaaagaaaatattcaattaaacaTAAAGCTGCAAGACTGAACCAAAACCGAACCAAAGAGTTTTGTGAGAGGCCACAACGTGTTTAACTGTAGCACTTGTAGTACTTACGTGCATTCATAGTGTCAGGTGATTGGTCCCTCAGTCCCGCCTGTCTGTCCAATCGTTGCTCTAGAGGAAGCTGTTGCCAAGTGACTTAAAATCTGTGAGTGACAGGAGGCATGTAAGAATCCACATTCTAAAGGCTGAGATGAGGCGTCAACAGTGTCTCAGACATTTCCTTAAAATGTGCAAGTATTTTAATTGAGCAAGCAAAATCTGTTATTGTACGCCCGCTTCACTGATGGATTAACAGGACCTTCAAATATCCACCCACGGTCATTAGTAtccagggacagagggaggtggagcctatcccagcatgcactgggcaGCTGACAGTGAAACACCTGAGGGTTTTCCTTTTGACACAATATATGAGAATTGGGTTACACAATCATATCTTTGCATATAGTATTGATTATTGAGCACTGAACTAGATAATCATCTATGGATGCTCACAGTCTATATTGGTGATATTTAATTTGATATATCAGTCTTGATAATATGACTCAAACTAAGTTGCATGAAGTTGATTAGTAGCATTCGACTTCCTCACCTTCTGGAAGACTGGCAGGTGTTAATAAACAGTTTGTACTACATGAACCAACACTTCACTTCATGGATAATCATCCCCTTCCATCAGAACATAGACGGGTTTCATCCCAGTGCTCCTGACGGATACTGTCAACATCAGGTGCTAATCAAAATCTAGAGATCTTCAGATTCCGATACCAATATCAGAAATGCCTCCCATACTTAGATACTGAAAAATGCCGGATTGGACATCTGAGTATGTGCAAATCTATGTACCTATTCAATACCACAtctttaaaactgtgaaaaaagaccatcCTGTCGTTTTTTTGCGGGCTGGCctaaccctacagcctggctctgaacactctgatgtcacagttggactcttttggggtaacccccaggcattttagacagagggtgaaaagaagagctgcagtAATGGGCAGTATCAGGACACCGATgcttttttctgaacattagagcatgtaaaccttttcaggtagtaacccaaattaaaaatatcaacCTGTATATGGGCATCACCTTTGAATGTTCCCACGTTTCCCTTGTCATTAAATGAAGAGATTCACAGATGTATAAGACAACACACATCTCCTGGCAGGCTATAATAAACTCCTCTTAAGTCACCACtcaatctttgtttttgtccttttttctggaaacaaaaacaagtgaaacacaacataatgcaaatcaaagatttaattaaatcaaatcccCGGGATGGGAAAATTGGCAATCGAACCATCTCTATCCATATCTTCCCACCCAGCCGCCCTGCCGCCCAGCGCCGCACACCCACCCAAAAAGACACGACTTGTGAACGCTGGAGCAACCTGTTTGCATGGCTTTGAATTGATTTGTTTGACACATGAAGAGCAGCTGCACAATTTGCATCCATAGGCAGAGTTGCCTTGGAGAAGGAGCCTTCTTGGACAAGTCCTGATATTACGTCTCAGTGACTTTAGTTCATCGACCTAAACAGCTGCGACGCAGAACTCCACACTGTGTCAACCCTGGTTGCTTTACCCAGAGAGACGGTTAAAGTGTTTGCTTCAATGCAGGGAGAACACTTAAGTCAGTATACAATGtgtttatgaaaatataatttttcccCCCGCTCTCTGTTTTAGTTTATTCTCTGGTCTCAGCCAAAGAGCTCTGAGACGCCCTGTCCACCTGCTCAGCATTCCTCAGCCGACATACACAGTTAGTGACTGACTGTGAGTTACGCGGATAAGGATTCGGATTCGTCCCTCGGGAGTTGGTAGAACAGAACTTTTGCCAGTTGGCCAGGAACAAAACTCCATATGAACGATAATATTACTGCGTGACTGCCGAATGTTCAGATTTGCAACGGTTTCCATCCATCTTCTATCTATATCATTCATGCCTTCACCACCACAAGTAATTCAGTAATTGCAGCTTTAAATTTCAAAAGTCAACTTTTTGTCTCATCATTCTTGACAATACATATTACATAATCACAATATATAGCAAGATGTGTAACCCTCACACAGTCCCTCTGTCTGGATTTTCTACTGTGTTTATAATGATAGCTGTAGTTTTATGCAtcgaaatgaaatgttttgggttttcttCAGACAGTTTTGAACAACGCCATTTTCGTAAGCGGTGAAACCACAGAAGTCCATTAGGtactttcttctctttcaactCTCTGGTTTATGGCCCACAATCAAGTAGTGCTCTCCACAGtgtcctctgcttcctctccacCTGACCATAAATATGCCTGGCTCCTGACCATGGTGGAAAACCGGTCGGATGATGCTTCCAGCAGACGTCCCTTTAGTCAGAGAAGAGTAAAAACGCTTTTAAACTGATGATCATTATTCAATTATtcaatcattattttatttgacgGCAGTTTCTGCGAAGAACGTGAGGAACCTATTATCATTTGTGGTTGAACGATATTTTCCTCAGGTTTCCAGTTCGGGGAATACAATTAGCCCCGTCCACGCACAACCCTGTTGAAAGATTCGGCATCAGCGCTCCACAATTGTGGGTGTCCGGTAAACCCGCAGCAGCCAGGTCAAATATTAACTTTTGTCCTGCTGACAAGGTGCTGCCACCACTTCCTTGTTAGTGCAAACAGttgaaagtgtgagtgtgtgtccagaTGTCGCACTAATGGCGGAGAGGAGTTTGTATTCGTTACCCAAGCAACCCATAAATCAATGCTCGGCATCCATGGTagtctgaccaatcagaggagaggtgTTTACCTGCCTAGTTAGCGCCTGTTACCCCAACATAGAGTTTCACCAAACATCGACCTTCCCGCATGCTGCTGTGATTCAAAGCTGCCTTCAAGGACACCATCATAGCTGCGtctttgtttactttgattttcTGTTCCCTTGTTTGGAAAAGAATGCCACGGTCTGCGGTGATGGACCTTTCCTTCGAGGAGTCTCTGAagccattttgtttgttttgagtgtGAACATCACCGTCCGGTTCCTGTGTGGTGCTGACGAGAGGGGTGGCGGGGGTTGTGAAGGTTGATGGCGAGGTTCCAGTTGGCCCGCTTTAAAGTGAGCTGGACAGCGCTCTTGACCCTGGCCCACTTCACATACCTGCTGGTCGGGGCCACAATCTTCCAGATACTGGAGCGAGAGGCCGAGAGCAACAACCGCGACCACTTCCAACTGGAGAAGCTCCATTTCTTGGCTAATTATACCTGCCTGGATGGACTGGCCCTGGAGAAGTTTGTTCAGGTTTTCCCATCCGTTTCTTCACAGTTCGTTTGGCAAATGCATGTCTGAAGATAACAGATTATAATGTAGGGAAAATCCAGGTTTGGTTATATTTGACCACGTGTCAATGGCTAAAATACATGGTGAGTCTTCAACAATATGGTTGGTGATGGTTTGAAAAAGGCTTTTCACTGAGTAAACACGTACGAATTGGGTCCCATCGAGCGCTGACAAAATTGAGAGATCAATTTCATTATTAGCGTAGGTGCATAGCAATAAAGGGTATGAGAGTAATCGGATCGAATGAATCAATACATTTGACATGAAGTATCAAAGTAAAAGGTAATTCAAAGCTGCTGAGTTTGGCCTTATAttattttgtgtgcgtgtgtgtgtgtgtgtgtgtgtgtgcgtgcgcaggtGATTTTGGACGCTTGGGAAAAGGGAGTGAATCCCTCTGGCAACTCAACAAACCCCAGTAACTGGGATTTCAGCAGCTCCTTCTTTTTTGCAGGCACAGTAGTAACAACTATAGGTGAGCATGTTTACACATTTAGTCAAACATATTTCTGTTCATCCATTGAACCGTCCATGTTCGATGGTGGTCTGGGCTGCACTGCTTGAGgacccatcatcatcatgatctgCTCCACAGGCTATGGCAACCTCTCCCCCAGCACCGTGTCTGGTCAGGTGTTCTGCGTGTTTTACGCACTCTGCGGCATCCCGTTGAATCTCGCCTTCCTCAAGCAGCTCGGGAAGTGTCTCACCATCCGCCTGGGTCGACTCAAGAAGGGCATGGTCTCAGTTGTTCCACACAAGGTATCGATGGGTGTCTACTGGCATCGCAGCATCAAACACAGCAAAAAATTTTTATCACATTTGCTGTGtgagaaatggagggaaaatTCCCCCAAATtacttaaaatatttaatatttttatcataACTACTTCCCTACTCGCTCGCTCTCTGTAGACCAACCTGCTAATTCACTGACATCTTACTTTCTTTCCCACattaattaaatttattttgctTATACTGTATAGTcaatgacagaaacatatttcattaatttatgttgtattttcttCTGTGCTGGTGATGTCCttatttcatgtgttgttttgtctcactTGTAAAGAGCTATTGTCCACCTGCTACTAAAAACCGGTTAGATTTTCATGTCTGGGTTATGCCTATGAATCTGACCCTATCCTGGGTATGTTTTTTCCAGCAAACAGTTGAGGCTCTGGCGCTGAGTTTATTCTTCATCAGTGGCAGCCTGCTGTTTCTGGTCATCCCGCCTCTGCTGTTCAGTTACGTGGAAGGCTGGACGTTTGGCGAGGGCTTCTATTTCGCCTTCATTACCCTCAGCACCATCGGTTTTGGGGATTATGTGGTGGGTGAGTAGCGAGAGCAAACAAGCACTAATGTAACGGAAGGACCCCAGCACGTCTGTCTGGTTTATTTAGCTTTGATAcaataaacatttttgcaattttacaGATCCGATGTCCTGCGAACCGTGTGATTCATGTGTTTTCACGGCTTGGATGTCTTTTCTTCTAGGGACTGACCCGGGCAAAGAGTACATCTCTCTGTATCGCAGCCTTGCAGGCATCTGGATCATTTTTGCCCTCGCTTGGCTTGCTCTTATCCTCAACATGGGATCCAGGGTCATGCAGCATGTGGTTGTCCTGACTCACCCCGGCTTTaagcaacaggaggaggaagaggacgtgTCGTCCTGTAAACTGGAGGACACGTCAAAGATCTGAAAAACGGACTGCAATATTCACTAGgtagaacttttttttgtttgttatttttctgcACATATTAtgatacagaaagaaagaaagaaaaacagatgtagcatcattttatatatttgcaataactgctgtttttttgtacGTGTACATATTTATTCCTTCTTTAATGCTTTGCTTTGCAATTATATTTTAGTTTCGAGAAATAAACATTACAAGTTTTTGTTTGACAGTTCTACCTCGGTTAAGTGTCACTACAGCACAAGGTTTGAATTTATCTCTGAAAAGGCGACTAGGGGACATTTCATGACAATGTGAGCAGTAAGAC
The Scophthalmus maximus strain ysfricsl-2021 chromosome 15, ASM2237912v1, whole genome shotgun sequence DNA segment above includes these coding regions:
- the LOC118286390 gene encoding potassium channel subfamily K member 16-like isoform X2: MARFQLARFKVSWTALLTLAHFTYLLVGATIFQILEREAESNNRDHFQLEKLHFLANYTCLDGLALEKFVQVILDAWEKGVNPSGNSTNPSNWDFSSSFFFAGTVVTTIGYGNLSPSTVSGQVFCVFYALCGIPLNLAFLKQLGKCLTIRLGRLKKGMVSVVPHKQTVEALALSLFFISGSLLFLVIPPLLFSYVEGWTFGEGFYFAFITLSTIGFGDYVGLTRAKSTSLCIAALQASGSFLPSLGLLLSSTWDPGSCSMWLS
- the LOC118286390 gene encoding potassium channel subfamily K member 16-like isoform X1, with amino-acid sequence MARFQLARFKVSWTALLTLAHFTYLLVGATIFQILEREAESNNRDHFQLEKLHFLANYTCLDGLALEKFVQVILDAWEKGVNPSGNSTNPSNWDFSSSFFFAGTVVTTIGYGNLSPSTVSGQVFCVFYALCGIPLNLAFLKQLGKCLTIRLGRLKKGMVSVVPHKQTVEALALSLFFISGSLLFLVIPPLLFSYVEGWTFGEGFYFAFITLSTIGFGDYVVGTDPGKEYISLYRSLAGIWIIFALAWLALILNMGSRVMQHVVVLTHPGFKQQEEEEDVSSCKLEDTSKI